The Acidobacteriota bacterium genome includes a window with the following:
- a CDS encoding AraC family transcriptional regulator has translation MTIPKKDASHQIYQARINRVIDHITENLAEELSLSQLAAVANFSEFHFHRVFRALMNESLNEFITRLRVEKAVRLLRYQPRYTLTDIAVECGFNSLSNFSRTFKKQCGVSPGKIELEAFLKNSKIGQTAVLDPRYYLQAFPADELGMDFPVRIVPTAALRVAYIRCFGLYLDPQKGMDAYARLMIWARANDLLKPDTLVIGMSPDNPEITPLEKCRYDLCLTVGEQVRAAGEVNITTIPATTYALHHCVGDIHKVGQAWNYFFKVWLPASGYQPADQPAMEIFLKLPEEIGWTSFDIECCVPIQALR, from the coding sequence ATGACCATTCCTAAAAAGGATGCCAGCCATCAGATTTACCAAGCGCGCATCAACCGCGTCATTGACCACATCACCGAAAACCTGGCCGAAGAGCTTTCGCTCAGCCAGTTGGCCGCCGTCGCCAACTTCTCTGAGTTCCACTTTCATCGTGTCTTTCGCGCGCTGATGAACGAATCGCTTAACGAATTCATCACGCGCTTGCGAGTGGAAAAAGCTGTGCGGCTGTTGCGCTATCAACCGCGTTACACATTGACTGACATCGCGGTCGAATGCGGGTTCAATTCGCTTTCCAATTTCTCGCGCACGTTCAAAAAACAGTGCGGTGTCAGTCCTGGCAAGATCGAACTTGAAGCCTTCCTCAAAAACAGCAAGATTGGTCAAACTGCCGTGCTCGACCCGCGCTACTATCTGCAAGCCTTTCCAGCGGACGAATTGGGGATGGATTTTCCGGTGCGCATTGTGCCCACGGCGGCGTTGCGTGTGGCATACATCCGCTGTTTCGGTCTGTATCTCGACCCGCAAAAAGGGATGGATGCGTATGCGCGTTTGATGATTTGGGCACGCGCCAATGACTTGCTCAAACCAGACACTTTGGTTATCGGGATGTCGCCGGATAACCCGGAAATTACGCCGCTGGAAAAGTGCCGTTACGACCTATGTTTGACGGTCGGCGAACAGGTGAGAGCAGCAGGCGAGGTCAACATTACGACGATTCCGGCGACGACTTACGCGTTGCATCATTGCGTAGGCGACATCCACAAAGTCGGGCAAGCCTGGAATTACTTTTTCAAAGTGTGGCTGCCCGCCAGCGGCTATCAACCCGCCGATCAACCGGCGATGGAAATTTTCCTGAAACTGCCGGAAGAAATCGGCTGGACGAGTTTTGACATTGAATGTTGCGTGCCGATTCAGGCACTGAGGTAA
- a CDS encoding VOC family protein, with product MGRPVVHFEIGCRDSAATQAFYSKLFDWDITAAGPAATINTGGTGGINGHITALGHEPHNYVTVYVQVDDIQAHLDKAKALGGKVLVPPVPIPTGKFAWLSDPEGNLIGLLQPKQ from the coding sequence ATGGGACGACCCGTAGTTCATTTTGAAATCGGCTGCCGTGACAGCGCGGCCACGCAAGCGTTTTACAGCAAGCTCTTCGATTGGGACATTACTGCGGCTGGCCCCGCCGCCACTATCAATACCGGCGGCACGGGCGGCATCAACGGCCACATCACCGCCCTCGGCCACGAGCCCCACAATTACGTCACGGTTTATGTACAGGTGGATGACATCCAAGCCCATCTGGACAAGGCCAAGGCCTTGGGCGGCAAAGTGCTCGTCCCGCCAGTGCCCATTCCGACCGGCAAATTCGCTTGGCTGTCCGACCCCGAAGGCAACCTCATCGGATTGCTGCAACCCAAGCAATAG
- a CDS encoding VOC family protein — MELGNFSVSLTVKDIKASKDFYGKLGFKVFMGNIAQNWLILKNGNHVIGLFQGVFERNTLTFNPGWDSNAQKLETFTDVRELQKQLKAQGVKLVTEADEKTTGPASFMVMDPDGNPILIDQHV, encoded by the coding sequence ATGGAACTCGGCAACTTTTCAGTGAGTTTGACGGTGAAGGACATCAAGGCCTCAAAAGACTTTTACGGGAAGCTCGGTTTCAAGGTCTTCATGGGAAACATTGCCCAGAACTGGCTGATCCTGAAGAACGGAAACCACGTGATCGGGCTTTTCCAAGGGGTGTTCGAGCGGAATACGCTAACCTTCAACCCGGGCTGGGACAGCAATGCCCAGAAGCTGGAAACGTTCACCGATGTGCGCGAATTGCAGAAGCAGTTGAAGGCGCAAGGCGTAAAGCTCGTGACCGAGGCAGACGAGAAAACGACGGGTCCCGCCAGTTTTATGGTTATGGATCCCGACGGCAACCCAATCCTGATTGATCAACACGTTTGA
- a CDS encoding ABC transporter ATP-binding protein, whose protein sequence is MVARSSRPRHQSKYCLPRRSPSQPQTSTLKLQTRTILEDFSLLEITHLSKEYATPRGALPILNDVNLHFQRGDAVAIMGPSGSGKSTLLYILGALDQPSDGSVSLDGQDPFTLNEKQQATFRNQKIGFIFQDHCLLPQLSVLENVLAPTLVADKSDNYVERAKQLLASVGLSERLTHRPAELSGGEKQRVAIARALIQQPLLLLCDEPTGNLDRAAAENVAALLLDLHRQQQTILIVVTHSAELAARFPQRFELFEQQLVKQ, encoded by the coding sequence ATGGTGGCGCGGTCATCACGGCCGCGCCACCAATCCAAATACTGCCTGCCCCGCCGCTCGCCAAGTCAGCCGCAAACCAGTACACTAAAACTCCAAACACGCACCATTTTGGAGGACTTCTCTTTGCTGGAAATCACGCACTTGTCGAAAGAATACGCGACACCACGCGGCGCGCTGCCGATTCTCAACGATGTCAATTTGCACTTTCAACGCGGCGACGCCGTCGCGATCATGGGACCATCCGGCAGCGGCAAAAGCACGCTGCTCTACATCCTGGGCGCGCTTGATCAACCTTCCGACGGCAGCGTTTCGCTCGACGGTCAAGACCCGTTTACGCTGAATGAAAAGCAGCAGGCTACCTTCCGCAATCAAAAGATCGGCTTCATCTTTCAAGATCACTGTCTGCTGCCGCAATTGAGCGTGCTCGAAAACGTGCTCGCCCCGACGCTGGTGGCCGACAAGTCGGACAACTATGTTGAACGCGCCAAACAATTGCTGGCGTCGGTCGGCCTGTCAGAACGCCTGACGCATCGCCCGGCGGAATTGTCCGGCGGCGAGAAACAACGCGTGGCGATTGCGCGCGCGCTGATTCAGCAACCGCTGCTGCTGTTGTGCGACGAACCGACCGGCAATCTGGATCGCGCTGCGGCAGAGAACGTCGCGGCGCTGCTGCTCGATTTGCATCGGCAACAACAGACCATTCTGATCGTCGTCACGCACAGCGCCGAGTTGGCGGCCAGGTTTCCGCAACGCTTTGAATTGTTCGAGCAACAACTCGTAAAACAGTAA
- a CDS encoding FtsX-like permease family protein, with protein MTFSTLAQRNLTHYWRTNLAVILGVATAVAVLAGALLVGDSVRLSLRALALQRLGKTDLVIAGNTFFRAQLAADLHAAPEFAANFQAVCPLIAMPGVVTNDANNTRAGNVAIYGVDERFWQFHGVDKKFADDSDVFISPGLARELNAKPEDTLVIRIEKPSAIPLESLHGRKDEAGRTLRLTMREVLPAAQMGEFALRPQQGAVHAIFVPLGKLQRNLEQEGKANSILLAAKAANEQTTQQAERLLQNTFTLADLGLKLRVLETQHCIALESDSGVITDVITDVTKSLEQKLQLDRTEVLTYLANDLRFGNNAVPYSLITSLSRKSFLELSPHLAELIGKDSVALYYQDKSSTSKRVGLFGGGIPKGKFIDESALPAIVLNEWVAADLGANRGDVIELDYYLWQEGGTLSTQTARFEIADIVPLQGAANDRNYAPDYPGITDADSLSDWDPPFPLDLKRVRPKDEEYWRQYRTTPKAFIQIRDGQKLWATRYGKLTSIRFQETPPANIALPVVQLDFEKALRAALNPLQNGLSVLSVKTQSLQAAQGATDFGEYFSYFSFFVIVAALLLASLFFKLGIEQRLREIGLLRALGYSLNQIRGLFLREGFLLAALGSLLGVLGALAFGWLMMLGLRTWWVGAVGTTLLELHVTPRALLIGLLAGIVIALAVIAWTLRSLTTIAPRNLLSGTLETAEHVADGVQSSAFRRRLAKRAKPPKGGTLNTVLRGKLWAVIFAVLGTLLLGASIAKVLGQAGGFFGAGTCLLIAALCGWSVWLRNERRATIHGQGLSAIAQLGFRNASVRAGRSVLCIALIAAAAFSIVSVDAFRRDGHADVSDKASGTGGFPLLAESLLPIVRDVNSEQGREELNLSDDALRDVKFTRFRLRPGDDASCLNLYAPRNPRILGAPDEFIQAGRFSFQSSLANSAAEKANPWLLLNQTIEHAANPQSAIRNPQSAIPVIADANSMTYVLHKALGDEIEINDDSGQRVKLKLVAALSDSLLQGELLMSEANFKRLFPGIPGQRFFLIDTAKPNEVSAKLEERLGDYGFDVQDAAAKLASFHQVENTFLSTFQALGALGLLLGTIGLAAVLLRNVLERRRELALLRATGYQPQHLAWLVLAENVLLLGCGLLTGVVCALVAIAPAFVARGGHVSVVSLGLLLLGVLVTGLAASLIAVRAVLHAPLLAALRSE; from the coding sequence ATGACTTTCTCGACCCTCGCCCAACGCAATCTCACACATTACTGGCGCACAAATCTCGCCGTCATTCTGGGCGTAGCCACTGCCGTCGCCGTACTCGCCGGAGCCTTGTTGGTCGGCGATTCCGTGCGCTTGAGCTTGCGCGCACTGGCGCTGCAACGCTTGGGCAAGACCGATCTGGTCATCGCCGGGAACACTTTCTTCCGCGCCCAACTCGCCGCCGATTTGCACGCTGCACCTGAATTCGCCGCCAACTTCCAAGCCGTCTGCCCGCTCATCGCCATGCCCGGCGTCGTCACCAACGATGCCAACAACACACGCGCGGGCAATGTGGCGATTTACGGCGTAGACGAACGTTTCTGGCAATTTCACGGCGTGGACAAAAAGTTCGCCGACGACAGCGATGTCTTCATCAGCCCGGGCCTCGCACGTGAACTCAACGCCAAGCCCGAAGACACGCTGGTGATTCGCATCGAAAAGCCTTCGGCCATTCCGCTCGAATCGCTGCACGGGCGCAAGGACGAAGCCGGACGCACGCTGCGATTGACCATGCGCGAAGTGCTGCCCGCCGCGCAGATGGGCGAATTCGCGCTGCGGCCACAACAAGGCGCGGTACACGCGATCTTTGTCCCGCTGGGTAAGCTGCAACGGAATTTGGAGCAGGAAGGCAAAGCCAATTCGATTTTGCTGGCGGCGAAAGCAGCGAATGAACAGACGACACAACAGGCTGAGCGGCTGTTGCAAAACACGTTCACGTTGGCTGATTTAGGGTTGAAACTGCGGGTGCTAGAAACACAACACTGCATCGCATTGGAAAGTGATAGCGGTGTCATTACTGATGTAATTACGGATGTAACAAAATCTCTCGAACAAAAACTTCAACTGGACAGAACAGAGGTCTTAACATACTTAGCCAATGATCTTAGATTTGGTAATAACGCAGTTCCATACTCGTTAATAACATCGCTTAGCCGAAAAAGCTTCTTGGAGCTTTCTCCTCATTTAGCAGAGCTTATAGGTAAGGATTCCGTTGCGTTGTACTATCAAGACAAATCTTCTACTTCAAAGCGCGTGGGTTTATTTGGGGGCGGCATCCCGAAGGGTAAATTTATTGATGAATCCGCACTCCCAGCAATTGTCCTTAATGAATGGGTAGCGGCTGATCTAGGAGCTAACCGCGGTGATGTAATTGAACTTGATTACTATCTCTGGCAAGAAGGCGGAACGCTCAGCACGCAAACAGCTAGATTCGAAATAGCTGACATCGTTCCATTACAAGGCGCAGCCAATGACCGCAATTACGCGCCCGATTATCCGGGCATCACCGATGCTGATAGCTTGTCTGATTGGGATCCGCCGTTCCCGCTTGATTTGAAACGTGTGCGACCGAAAGACGAAGAGTATTGGCGGCAATATCGCACCACGCCAAAAGCCTTTATTCAAATACGCGATGGGCAAAAGCTGTGGGCCACGCGCTACGGCAAACTAACTTCGATTAGGTTTCAAGAGACACCGCCCGCAAACATTGCGTTGCCGGTGGTGCAACTTGATTTTGAAAAAGCTCTACGAGCAGCGTTGAATCCATTGCAAAACGGCTTGAGCGTCCTCTCTGTCAAAACGCAAAGCCTGCAAGCCGCGCAAGGCGCGACCGACTTTGGCGAATACTTCAGCTACTTCAGCTTCTTCGTCATCGTCGCCGCGCTGTTATTGGCGAGCCTGTTTTTCAAGCTCGGCATCGAACAACGCTTGCGCGAGATCGGTTTGCTGCGCGCGCTCGGCTATTCGCTCAACCAGATTCGCGGATTGTTCCTGCGCGAAGGCTTCCTGCTGGCCGCGTTGGGCAGCTTGTTGGGCGTGCTCGGCGCGCTGGCCTTTGGCTGGCTGATGATGCTGGGACTGCGCACGTGGTGGGTCGGCGCGGTCGGCACGACGCTGCTGGAATTGCACGTCACGCCGCGTGCGTTGCTGATCGGCTTGCTGGCGGGCATCGTCATTGCATTGGCCGTCATTGCGTGGACGTTGCGGTCACTTACCACCATCGCCCCACGCAACTTGCTTTCTGGCACACTGGAAACAGCCGAGCACGTGGCAGACGGTGTTCAGAGTTCCGCCTTTAGGCGGCGGCTCGCAAAGCGAGCCAAACCGCCTAAAGGCGGAACTCTGAACACCGTGTTGCGCGGCAAGCTTTGGGCCGTCATTTTCGCAGTGCTCGGCACCCTCTTGCTAGGCGCATCCATCGCCAAAGTGCTCGGGCAGGCGGGCGGCTTTTTCGGCGCGGGCACGTGTTTGCTGATCGCGGCGCTGTGCGGTTGGTCGGTGTGGTTGCGCAATGAGCGGCGCGCAACCATTCACGGACAAGGGCTATCTGCCATCGCGCAACTCGGCTTTCGCAATGCCAGTGTGCGCGCGGGCCGCAGCGTGCTGTGCATCGCGCTGATCGCGGCGGCGGCGTTCAGCATCGTTTCGGTGGACGCCTTTCGCCGCGACGGTCATGCCGATGTGAGCGACAAAGCTTCGGGCACGGGCGGTTTTCCATTGTTGGCCGAAAGCCTGCTGCCCATCGTGCGTGACGTGAATAGCGAACAGGGACGCGAGGAATTGAACCTGAGCGATGACGCTTTGCGTGACGTGAAGTTCACCCGCTTTCGTTTGCGCCCAGGCGATGATGCGAGTTGTTTGAATCTGTATGCGCCACGCAATCCGCGCATTTTGGGCGCGCCGGACGAGTTCATCCAAGCCGGGCGGTTTTCATTTCAAAGCTCGCTGGCAAACAGCGCAGCCGAAAAAGCCAACCCCTGGCTCTTGCTCAATCAAACTATTGAACACGCTGCTAATCCGCAATCCGCAATCCGCAATCCGCAATCCGCAATCCCGGTGATTGCGGATGCCAATTCGATGACCTATGTGCTTCACAAAGCGTTGGGCGACGAGATCGAAATCAATGACGACAGCGGTCAACGGGTCAAGTTAAAGCTGGTCGCTGCGCTCAGCGACAGCCTCTTGCAAGGCGAGTTGCTGATGTCCGAAGCCAATTTCAAACGCCTCTTCCCCGGCATCCCCGGCCAACGCTTCTTCCTGATTGACACGGCCAAACCAAACGAAGTCAGCGCCAAACTGGAAGAACGCCTCGGCGATTACGGCTTCGACGTGCAGGACGCCGCAGCCAAGCTGGCCAGCTTTCACCAAGTCGAAAACACTTTCCTTTCGACCTTCCAAGCGTTGGGCGCGCTCGGTCTGTT